A genome region from Crossiella equi includes the following:
- the rbsD gene encoding D-ribose pyranase produces the protein MKRGGILHAELNSALARLGHTDQVVVADCGLPIPDGPKVIDLAFSFGVPGFLDVLDGLLRELVVDGAVVANEVEAANPDCAAAMAERLPELEHVAHEDFKRLVSGVKLVVRTGEASPYANVLLRCGVPF, from the coding sequence GTGAAGCGCGGAGGCATCCTGCACGCCGAGCTGAACTCGGCGCTGGCCCGGCTCGGCCACACCGACCAGGTCGTGGTCGCCGACTGCGGCCTGCCCATCCCGGACGGCCCCAAGGTCATCGACCTGGCCTTCTCCTTCGGCGTGCCCGGCTTCCTGGACGTGCTGGACGGCCTGCTGCGCGAGCTCGTGGTGGACGGCGCCGTGGTGGCCAACGAGGTCGAGGCGGCCAACCCGGACTGCGCGGCCGCGATGGCGGAGCGCCTGCCCGAGCTCGAGCACGTCGCGCATGAGGACTTCAAGCGCCTGGTCAGCGGCGTGAAGCTGGTCGTGCGGACTGGCGAGGCCAGCCCGTACGCCAACGTCCTGCTCCGCTGCGGGGTGCCGTTCTAG
- the rbsK gene encoding ribokinase: MITSLTALTDVVVVGSANADLVTSVPRRPGAGETVLGTDLRVSPGGKGANQAVAAARLGAGVAFLGAVGDDEHGQLLLESMRSAGVRTEHVRTPDRPTGIAHVVLTPDGENSIVVSPGANGTLTSADIDRAATVIAISTVVLVSLEVPLPAALRAVELAGEAGVRAVLNLSPPAPLTATALAALDPLVVNEHEAAWLLGAHTPDQPSDLARALLALGPRSAVVTLGSRGVAVADGEDVHLVPAPEVEAVDTTGAGDAFAGALAARLAAGEELLAACQFAVRAAAVSVTRRGAQPSYPTRNEVRS; encoded by the coding sequence GTGATCACCTCGCTGACCGCCCTCACGGACGTCGTGGTGGTCGGGTCCGCCAACGCGGACCTGGTCACCTCGGTGCCCCGCCGCCCCGGCGCCGGGGAGACCGTCCTCGGCACCGACCTCCGCGTCTCTCCCGGCGGGAAGGGTGCGAACCAGGCGGTCGCGGCCGCCCGGCTCGGGGCGGGGGTCGCGTTCCTGGGCGCGGTCGGCGATGACGAGCACGGCCAGCTGCTGCTGGAGTCGATGCGGTCGGCGGGGGTGCGCACCGAGCACGTGCGGACCCCCGACCGGCCCACCGGTATCGCCCACGTCGTGCTCACCCCGGACGGGGAGAACTCGATCGTGGTCTCCCCGGGGGCGAACGGCACGCTGACCAGCGCGGACATCGACCGCGCGGCCACCGTGATCGCCATCTCCACGGTCGTGCTGGTCTCGCTGGAGGTACCGCTGCCCGCCGCGCTGCGGGCGGTGGAGCTCGCCGGTGAGGCCGGGGTCCGGGCCGTGCTCAACCTGTCCCCGCCCGCGCCGCTCACCGCGACCGCGCTCGCCGCGCTGGACCCGCTGGTGGTCAACGAGCACGAGGCGGCCTGGCTGCTCGGCGCCCACACGCCGGACCAGCCCTCGGACCTGGCGCGGGCCCTGCTCGCGCTCGGCCCGCGCTCCGCGGTGGTCACCCTGGGCAGCCGGGGTGTGGCCGTGGCCGACGGCGAGGACGTGCACCTGGTGCCCGCGCCCGAGGTCGAGGCGGTGGACACCACCGGTGCGGGCGACGCCTTCGCCGGGGCGCTGGCCGCCCGCCTGGCCGCGGGTGAGGAGCTGCTCGCCGCCTGCCAGTTCGCGGTGCGCGCCGCCGCTGTTTCCGTGACCCGACGGGGAGCCCAGCCCTCGTACCCGACCAGGAACGAGGTGCGCTCGTGA
- a CDS encoding substrate-binding domain-containing protein yields the protein MKMLNRAVLATLAASTLAFTAACGGASGGSASGQPVIGMTISSLANPFFNVLKDAAQEAADKAGVKLVVNDAQGDANTQLSQVQNFVSQGVKAIIINAVDSDQATPAAKAAENANIPVIAVDRAINNAKIASFIASDNVQGGQLAADTLAKLVGSGDVLHLQGILGTSASRDRGQGFTNNIKNASAVKVAATQTAEFDKAKGLSVTTDLLQAQAGTKGIFAENDDMALGAVQALGDRAGKDIQVVGFDGNTDALTAIESGKLAATIAQQPKELGRMAIEQAVKTTKNEAPEAKIAVPVKVVTKDNVAEFKK from the coding sequence ATGAAGATGCTCAACCGCGCCGTGCTCGCCACCCTGGCGGCGTCGACCCTGGCGTTCACCGCGGCGTGCGGCGGTGCGAGCGGTGGCTCCGCCTCCGGTCAGCCCGTGATCGGCATGACGATCTCCTCCCTGGCGAACCCGTTCTTCAACGTGCTGAAGGACGCCGCGCAGGAGGCCGCCGACAAGGCAGGCGTCAAGCTCGTCGTCAACGACGCGCAGGGTGACGCCAACACCCAGCTCTCGCAGGTGCAGAACTTCGTGAGCCAGGGCGTGAAGGCGATCATCATCAACGCGGTCGACTCCGACCAGGCCACCCCGGCCGCCAAGGCCGCGGAGAACGCCAACATCCCGGTCATCGCCGTGGACCGCGCGATCAACAACGCCAAGATCGCCTCGTTCATCGCCTCGGACAACGTGCAGGGCGGGCAGCTCGCGGCGGACACCCTGGCCAAGCTCGTGGGCAGCGGCGACGTGCTGCACCTGCAGGGCATCCTGGGCACCTCCGCCAGCCGCGACCGCGGCCAGGGCTTCACGAACAACATCAAGAACGCCTCGGCCGTCAAGGTCGCCGCGACCCAGACCGCGGAGTTCGACAAGGCCAAGGGCCTCTCGGTGACCACCGACCTGCTCCAGGCCCAGGCGGGCACCAAGGGCATCTTCGCGGAGAACGACGACATGGCGCTGGGCGCCGTGCAGGCCCTCGGGGACCGCGCGGGCAAGGACATCCAGGTCGTCGGCTTCGACGGCAACACCGACGCGCTGACCGCCATCGAGTCCGGCAAGCTGGCCGCGACCATCGCGCAGCAGCCCAAGGAGCTGGGCCGCATGGCGATCGAGCAGGCCGTGAAGACCACCAAGAACGAGGCCCCCGAGGCGAAGATCGCGGTCCCGGTGAAGGTCGTCACCAAGGACAACGTGGCCGAGTTCAAGAAGTGA
- a CDS encoding substrate-binding domain-containing protein, giving the protein MRHTRRTILAAATSAALLFVAACDSGSDSNKPAPNGEIVIGFASSTLTNPFFLQLKEGVEQAQAEFGVRVVFMDANNDVTTQLTQVQSLISQRVKAILLNPVDTQQSGKMAAAAETARIPLVAVDRAVTGGRVISEVSSDNVQGGVDAAAALAKATGPGEVLHLQGLLGTSASRDRGEGFQQGLALRSSVRIAEQKSADFDRARGMAVTAQMLTAKPNVKGLFAENDDMALGAVQALGDKAGNEVKVVGFDGTPEALAAVNSGKLAATIAQQPKELGRQAVEQAVKYLRGETVRNLIEIPVRVVTKANVQEFLTTS; this is encoded by the coding sequence ATGAGGCACACCAGGCGGACCATCCTCGCCGCCGCGACGTCAGCCGCGCTCCTGTTCGTCGCAGCGTGCGACTCGGGCAGCGACTCGAACAAGCCGGCCCCCAACGGTGAGATCGTCATCGGCTTCGCCTCCTCGACGCTCACCAACCCGTTCTTCCTCCAGCTCAAGGAGGGGGTGGAGCAGGCGCAGGCCGAGTTCGGCGTCCGCGTGGTGTTCATGGACGCGAACAACGACGTGACCACGCAGCTGACGCAGGTGCAGAGCCTGATCAGCCAGCGGGTGAAGGCCATCCTGCTCAACCCGGTGGACACCCAGCAGTCCGGCAAGATGGCGGCCGCGGCGGAGACCGCGCGCATCCCGCTGGTCGCCGTCGACCGCGCGGTGACCGGCGGCCGGGTGATCTCCGAGGTGTCCTCCGACAACGTCCAGGGCGGCGTGGACGCCGCCGCCGCGCTGGCCAAGGCCACCGGTCCGGGCGAGGTGCTGCACCTGCAGGGCCTGCTCGGCACCTCCGCCAGCCGGGACCGGGGCGAGGGCTTCCAGCAGGGCCTGGCCCTGCGCTCCAGCGTGCGCATCGCCGAGCAGAAGTCCGCGGACTTCGACCGGGCGAGGGGCATGGCGGTCACCGCCCAGATGCTCACCGCCAAGCCCAATGTGAAGGGCCTCTTCGCCGAGAACGACGACATGGCGCTGGGCGCCGTGCAGGCGCTCGGTGACAAGGCGGGCAACGAGGTCAAGGTCGTCGGCTTCGACGGCACCCCCGAGGCCCTCGCCGCGGTGAACAGCGGGAAGCTCGCCGCCACCATCGCCCAGCAGCCGAAGGAGCTGGGCCGCCAGGCAGTCGAACAGGCCGTGAAGTACCTGCGGGGCGAAACCGTCCGGAACCTCATCGAGATCCCGGTTCGCGTCGTCACGAAGGCCAACGTCCAAGAGTTCCTGACGACCTCCTGA
- a CDS encoding ABC transporter permease — MTTTAPTQQRRRVPAVGKLLSDNGALGGLLLLVIALSLLTPTFLTAQNLLNVGVQAAVVAVLAFGQSFVIVSSGVDLSVGSVAALAGIVSAYTAAETGLPGGLALVVGLATGALAGLVNGVLVAYGRLPAFIATLAMLSVARGLTLVISQGAPKMTPDAVTFLGSTLGSFLPVPLLVMLGVLGLTSFILNRTYVGRTMYAIGGNEEAALLSGIDVKKNKLVIYALSGLFAGIAGILLAGRLGSAGPQAAVGYELDAIAAVVIGGASLSGGVGRASGAFIGALVLAVLRNGLNLVQVSPFWQQVVIGVVIAVAVLFDTLRRRSR, encoded by the coding sequence ATGACCACCACCGCCCCCACCCAGCAGCGGCGCCGGGTACCCGCTGTCGGCAAGCTCCTCTCCGACAACGGCGCGCTCGGCGGCCTGCTGCTGCTCGTCATCGCACTGAGCCTGCTCACCCCGACCTTCCTGACCGCCCAGAACCTGCTCAACGTCGGTGTGCAGGCGGCCGTGGTCGCGGTGCTCGCCTTCGGCCAGAGCTTCGTGATCGTCTCCTCCGGCGTGGACCTGTCCGTGGGCAGCGTGGCCGCGCTGGCCGGGATCGTCTCCGCCTACACCGCGGCCGAGACCGGACTGCCCGGCGGGCTCGCGCTCGTGGTCGGCCTGGCCACCGGCGCGCTGGCCGGTCTGGTCAACGGCGTGCTGGTCGCCTACGGCAGGCTGCCCGCCTTCATCGCCACGCTGGCCATGCTCAGCGTCGCCCGCGGCCTGACCCTGGTGATCTCGCAGGGCGCGCCCAAGATGACCCCGGACGCGGTGACCTTCCTGGGCTCCACGCTCGGCAGCTTCCTGCCGGTGCCGCTCCTGGTCATGCTGGGTGTTCTTGGTCTCACCAGCTTCATCCTCAACCGCACCTACGTGGGCCGCACGATGTACGCGATCGGCGGCAACGAGGAGGCGGCGCTGCTCTCCGGCATCGACGTCAAGAAGAACAAGCTCGTCATCTACGCGCTGTCCGGCCTGTTCGCGGGCATCGCGGGCATCCTGCTGGCGGGCCGCCTCGGCTCCGCGGGACCCCAGGCCGCCGTGGGCTACGAGCTGGACGCGATCGCCGCCGTGGTGATCGGCGGGGCCTCCCTCTCGGGCGGGGTTGGACGCGCCAGTGGTGCGTTCATTGGAGCCCTTGTTCTCGCGGTGTTGCGCAACGGGCTCAATCTGGTCCAGGTTTCTCCTTTCTGGCAGCAGGTCGTCATCGGTGTGGTCATCGCCGTGGCAGTCCTGTTCGACACGCTTCGCCGCCGCAGTCGCTGA
- a CDS encoding sugar ABC transporter ATP-binding protein, translating into MSVLLRVEGVTKKFTGALALADVDLEVRAGEVHVLLGENGAGKSTLVKVLAGVHRPDAGQVFLDGQPVRITSPQHARSLGLAVIYQELTLVNQLSVAENLFLGRQPRRFGVVDHRRMRRDAVPLLERVGLKVDPATPMGKLGIAQQQMVEIARALDQDARILVLDEPTAVLTESETDRLLEIMDQLRGQGVGLVFITHHLEEIRRVADRITVLRDGRSVGVLPAGSTEDEMVRLMVGRAIEDQYPRRAEEGGEVALKVDKLCRAGVFDDVSFQVRAGEVLGIAGLVGSGRTEVARAVFGVDGYDSGTVEIAGQRLASGNVRATMRAGLGLVPEDRKGQGLVLTGSVGENLGLVTMRGATKAGVVDRKGQRARAEEISGKLRVRCSGLGQTVKELSGGNQQKIAIGKWLLADPQVLVLDEPTRGVDVGAKVEIYELINQMTANGRAVVLISSDLPEVIGMSDRVLVMAGGRVAGELNAAEATQDSVMALAVSDPAARTRGRVPAFNAAWNEAEEAEQKVLVDHEEPGGLTVENNQEQRA; encoded by the coding sequence ATGAGCGTCCTGCTCCGCGTTGAGGGAGTCACCAAGAAGTTCACCGGCGCGCTCGCGCTGGCCGATGTGGACCTCGAAGTGCGCGCGGGTGAGGTGCACGTCCTGCTCGGTGAGAACGGGGCAGGCAAGTCCACGCTGGTGAAGGTGCTGGCCGGGGTGCACCGGCCGGACGCCGGTCAGGTCTTCCTGGACGGCCAGCCGGTGCGGATCACCTCCCCGCAGCACGCCCGCTCGCTCGGGCTCGCGGTCATCTACCAGGAGCTGACGCTGGTCAACCAGCTCTCGGTGGCGGAGAACCTGTTCCTCGGCCGCCAGCCGCGCCGCTTCGGCGTGGTGGACCACCGCCGCATGCGCCGCGACGCCGTGCCGCTGCTGGAGCGCGTGGGCCTGAAGGTCGACCCGGCCACCCCGATGGGCAAGCTGGGCATCGCGCAGCAGCAGATGGTGGAGATCGCCCGCGCGCTCGACCAGGACGCCCGGATCCTGGTGCTGGACGAGCCGACCGCGGTGCTCACCGAGAGCGAGACCGACCGGCTGCTGGAGATCATGGACCAGCTGCGCGGCCAGGGCGTCGGCCTGGTGTTCATCACCCACCACCTCGAGGAGATCCGCCGCGTCGCCGACCGCATCACGGTCCTGCGTGACGGCCGCTCGGTGGGCGTGCTGCCCGCCGGGTCCACCGAGGACGAGATGGTGCGCCTGATGGTCGGACGCGCCATCGAGGACCAGTACCCGCGCCGGGCCGAAGAGGGCGGCGAGGTCGCGCTCAAGGTCGACAAGCTGTGCCGCGCGGGGGTGTTCGACGACGTGTCCTTCCAGGTGCGCGCGGGCGAGGTGCTCGGCATCGCGGGCCTGGTCGGCTCCGGCCGCACCGAGGTGGCCCGCGCGGTCTTCGGCGTGGACGGCTACGACTCCGGCACGGTGGAGATCGCCGGTCAGCGCCTGGCCTCGGGCAACGTCAGGGCCACCATGCGCGCCGGGCTCGGCCTGGTGCCGGAGGACCGCAAGGGCCAGGGCCTGGTGCTGACCGGAAGCGTCGGGGAGAACCTCGGCCTGGTCACCATGCGCGGGGCGACCAAGGCCGGGGTGGTGGACCGCAAGGGCCAGCGCGCCCGGGCCGAGGAGATCTCGGGCAAGCTGCGCGTGCGCTGCTCCGGGCTGGGGCAGACCGTCAAGGAGCTCTCCGGCGGCAACCAGCAGAAGATCGCCATCGGCAAGTGGCTGCTGGCCGACCCGCAGGTGCTCGTGCTGGACGAGCCGACCCGGGGCGTGGACGTGGGCGCCAAGGTCGAGATCTACGAGCTGATCAACCAGATGACCGCGAACGGCCGCGCCGTGGTGCTGATCTCCAGCGACCTGCCCGAGGTGATCGGGATGAGCGACCGCGTGCTGGTCATGGCCGGTGGCCGCGTGGCCGGTGAGCTGAACGCGGCCGAGGCCACGCAGGACTCGGTGATGGCGCTGGCCGTCTCCGACCCGGCGGCCCGTACCCGCGGCCGCGTGCCCGCGTTCAACGCGGCGTGGAACGAGGCCGAGGAAGCCGAGCAGAAGGTCCTCGTGGACCACGAAGAACCCGGCGGGCTCACCGTCGAGAACAACCAGGAGCAGCGAGCATGA
- a CDS encoding LacI family DNA-binding transcriptional regulator produces the protein MKDVALRAGVSTATVSRVLNGHAAPTDATRERVLAAVAELGYRPNVLARSLRLHSTQTLGLVISDLLNPFFGEIARAVEDEARKHGYCVIFGNADESDEQQRRYVRTLLDRRVDGLVVCPASDDPAWLTEVTDSGVPLVLLDRTVAGSDAPVIQAEGDTALHDLAEHLLKLGHRRIGVIPGPENTSTGRERLVAFNTALAELGGPEAVVRVAHGDFRRASGARAAGELLDAAEPPTVLVAMDNLMGLGALEEVRRRKLRLPEDVGLAVYDDLDWFPLFDPPITVIAQPTQDMGGAAVRELLGLISGVPARDVSLSAKLIARASCGEPGGTA, from the coding sequence ATGAAAGACGTCGCGCTGCGTGCGGGCGTCTCCACCGCCACGGTGTCCCGGGTGCTGAACGGCCACGCCGCGCCCACCGACGCCACCCGCGAGCGAGTGCTCGCGGCGGTCGCGGAGCTGGGCTACCGCCCCAATGTCCTGGCACGTTCCCTGCGACTGCACTCCACGCAGACCCTCGGCCTGGTGATCAGCGACCTGCTGAACCCCTTCTTCGGGGAGATCGCCAGGGCGGTCGAGGACGAGGCCCGCAAGCACGGGTACTGCGTGATCTTCGGCAACGCGGACGAGAGCGACGAGCAGCAGCGCCGGTACGTGCGCACGCTGCTGGACCGCCGCGTGGACGGCCTGGTGGTCTGCCCGGCCAGTGACGACCCGGCCTGGCTGACCGAGGTCACCGACAGCGGGGTGCCGCTGGTGCTGCTGGACCGCACGGTCGCGGGCTCGGACGCCCCGGTGATCCAGGCCGAGGGCGACACCGCGCTGCACGACCTGGCCGAGCACCTGCTCAAGCTGGGCCACCGCCGCATCGGCGTGATCCCGGGCCCGGAGAACACCAGCACCGGCCGCGAGCGGCTGGTCGCCTTCAACACCGCGCTGGCCGAGCTGGGCGGTCCGGAGGCCGTGGTCCGGGTCGCGCACGGCGACTTCCGCCGGGCCAGCGGCGCCCGCGCCGCCGGGGAGCTGCTCGACGCCGCCGAGCCGCCGACCGTGCTGGTCGCGATGGACAACCTGATGGGCCTGGGCGCGCTGGAAGAGGTGCGCAGGCGCAAGCTGCGGCTGCCGGAGGACGTCGGTCTGGCCGTCTACGACGACCTGGACTGGTTCCCCCTGTTCGACCCGCCGATCACGGTGATCGCCCAGCCCACCCAGGACATGGGCGGCGCGGCCGTCCGCGAGCTGCTCGGCCTCATCTCGGGTGTGCCCGCCCGGGACGTGAGCCTGTCCGCCAAGTTGATCGCCCGCGCCTCGTGTGGCGAACCCGGAGGAACTGCATGA